The proteins below come from a single Aegilops tauschii subsp. strangulata cultivar AL8/78 chromosome 6, Aet v6.0, whole genome shotgun sequence genomic window:
- the LOC109782700 gene encoding F-box/LRR-repeat protein At3g59190 isoform X2, with protein MENNKEAAGAAAGAAAAESDGTAEKRARSGDCDDAADDFISSLPDAVLGTIISLLPTKDGGRTRVLSRRWRHLWRSAPLNLEVSTRPPDADADAAGPVPTSSRVPPSVVSEIISKHPGPARRFSLHCRGDGDLCPQAESWLRSRALANLQELDISYAEPPLLTSVLRSASNILVAKISHCDFEPAMINFPFLKKLSLFRLTISADLFPGLLSCCHALESLSMTKVRAVGCLRLSSPTIRTIIFRHSYGETAELVIEDAPRLVRLLVPYCERDDSVTVRVIRAPNLEILGPFFVVVSKLLLFQGISLVSSTNSMRTLKVLALKSSGQKLNAVLNILRGFPCLEKLCVIFHTNRERNDDNEPQYDPLHPIECLETRLKIVVFKSFEGYGKQVDFAKFFVLNAKVLDKIEFEVRNQYSSETVAYEHKLLQVENRASREARVEFRTTSY; from the exons ATGGAGAATAATAAGGAGGCTGCGGGCGCGgctgcgggggcggcggcggccgaatcCGACGGGACCGCAGAGAAGCGGGCACGGAGTGGCGACTGCGACGACGCCGCCGACgatttcatcagcagcctccccgacgccGTCCTCGGCaccatcatctccctcctccccaccaagGACGGCGGCCGCACGCGGGTCCTCTCCCGCCGATGGCGCCACCTCTGGCGCTCCGCGCCTCTCAACCTCGAGGTCAGCACCCGAccccccgacgccgacgccgacgccgccggcCCCGTCCCGACGTCCTCACGCGTCCCGCCCTCCGTCGTCTCCGAGATAATCTCCAAACACCCTGGCCCCGCACGCCGATTCTCCCTCCACTGCCGCGGCGACGGCGACCTCTGCCCCCAGGCGGAGAGCTGGCTTCGCTCCCGCGCCCTCGCCAACCTCCAGGAGCTCGATATCAGCTACGCCGAACCCCCGCTGCTGACATCGGTTCTCCGCTCTGCATCCAACATCCTTGTCGCCAAGATCAGCCATTGTGATTTCGAGCCGGCCATGATCAATTTCCCCTTCCTCAAGAAGCTCTCCCTGTTTCGCCTTACCATCTCAGCGGACCTCTTCCCCGGACTGTTATCCTGCTGCCATGCCTTGGAGAGCTTATCCATGACCAAAGTTCGTGCTGTGGGCTGTCTCCGTCTTAGCTCGCCGACCATTAGGACCATCATCTTCCGTCATAGCTATGGTGAAACCGCAGAACTGGTCATCGAGGATGCTCCTCGCCTCGTGAGGTTACTAGTGCCTTATTGTGAGAGGGATGATAGTGTGACTGTCAGGGTAATTAGGGCGCCTAATCTGGAGATATTGGGCCCTTTCTTCGTTGTTGTCTCCAAGCTCCTACTCTTCCAG GGAATAAGCCTGGTCAGCTCCACAAACTCGATGCGCACTTTGAAGGTTTTGGCTCTCAAGTCTTCTGGGCAGAAATTGAATGCAGTTCTTAACATCCTTAGGGGGTTCCCCTGTTTGGAAAAGCTTTGTGTTATT TTTCATACAAACCGTGAGAGGAATGATGACAATGAGCCTCAGTATGACCCACTACATCCAATCGAATGCCTTGAGACCCGTCTAAAAATAGTGGTGTTTAAGTCATTTGAGGGCTATGGCAAACAGGTTGACTTTGCGAAGTTCTTTGTATTGAATGCAAAGGTGCTAGACAAAATAGAATTTGAAGTAAGAAATCAGTACAGCAGTGAGACAGTGGCTTATGAACACAAGCTGCTACAGGTGGAAAACAGAGCTTCCCGAGAGGCTCGGGTTGAATTCAGGACTACTTCATACTGA
- the LOC109782700 gene encoding F-box/LRR-repeat protein At3g59190 isoform X1 — translation MENNKEAAGAAAGAAAAESDGTAEKRARSGDCDDAADDFISSLPDAVLGTIISLLPTKDGGRTRVLSRRWRHLWRSAPLNLEVSTRPPDADADAAGPVPTSSRVPPSVVSEIISKHPGPARRFSLHCRGDGDLCPQAESWLRSRALANLQELDISYAEPPLLTSVLRSASNILVAKISHCDFEPAMINFPFLKKLSLFRLTISADLFPGLLSCCHALESLSMTKVRAVGCLRLSSPTIRTIIFRHSYGETAELVIEDAPRLVRLLVPYCERDDSVTVRVIRAPNLEILGPFFVVVSKLLLFQVASGSSLNLAIGRRFYMEIIFFMFLVCFPQGISLVSSTNSMRTLKVLALKSSGQKLNAVLNILRGFPCLEKLCVIFHTNRERNDDNEPQYDPLHPIECLETRLKIVVFKSFEGYGKQVDFAKFFVLNAKVLDKIEFEVRNQYSSETVAYEHKLLQVENRASREARVEFRTTSY, via the exons ATGGAGAATAATAAGGAGGCTGCGGGCGCGgctgcgggggcggcggcggccgaatcCGACGGGACCGCAGAGAAGCGGGCACGGAGTGGCGACTGCGACGACGCCGCCGACgatttcatcagcagcctccccgacgccGTCCTCGGCaccatcatctccctcctccccaccaagGACGGCGGCCGCACGCGGGTCCTCTCCCGCCGATGGCGCCACCTCTGGCGCTCCGCGCCTCTCAACCTCGAGGTCAGCACCCGAccccccgacgccgacgccgacgccgccggcCCCGTCCCGACGTCCTCACGCGTCCCGCCCTCCGTCGTCTCCGAGATAATCTCCAAACACCCTGGCCCCGCACGCCGATTCTCCCTCCACTGCCGCGGCGACGGCGACCTCTGCCCCCAGGCGGAGAGCTGGCTTCGCTCCCGCGCCCTCGCCAACCTCCAGGAGCTCGATATCAGCTACGCCGAACCCCCGCTGCTGACATCGGTTCTCCGCTCTGCATCCAACATCCTTGTCGCCAAGATCAGCCATTGTGATTTCGAGCCGGCCATGATCAATTTCCCCTTCCTCAAGAAGCTCTCCCTGTTTCGCCTTACCATCTCAGCGGACCTCTTCCCCGGACTGTTATCCTGCTGCCATGCCTTGGAGAGCTTATCCATGACCAAAGTTCGTGCTGTGGGCTGTCTCCGTCTTAGCTCGCCGACCATTAGGACCATCATCTTCCGTCATAGCTATGGTGAAACCGCAGAACTGGTCATCGAGGATGCTCCTCGCCTCGTGAGGTTACTAGTGCCTTATTGTGAGAGGGATGATAGTGTGACTGTCAGGGTAATTAGGGCGCCTAATCTGGAGATATTGGGCCCTTTCTTCGTTGTTGTCTCCAAGCTCCTACTCTTCCAGGTAGCATCAGGGTCATCTTTGAATCTTGCTATCGGTCGGCGTTTCTACATGGAGATAATATTTTTTATGTTCCTTGTTTGTTTTCCTCAGGGAATAAGCCTGGTCAGCTCCACAAACTCGATGCGCACTTTGAAGGTTTTGGCTCTCAAGTCTTCTGGGCAGAAATTGAATGCAGTTCTTAACATCCTTAGGGGGTTCCCCTGTTTGGAAAAGCTTTGTGTTATT TTTCATACAAACCGTGAGAGGAATGATGACAATGAGCCTCAGTATGACCCACTACATCCAATCGAATGCCTTGAGACCCGTCTAAAAATAGTGGTGTTTAAGTCATTTGAGGGCTATGGCAAACAGGTTGACTTTGCGAAGTTCTTTGTATTGAATGCAAAGGTGCTAGACAAAATAGAATTTGAAGTAAGAAATCAGTACAGCAGTGAGACAGTGGCTTATGAACACAAGCTGCTACAGGTGGAAAACAGAGCTTCCCGAGAGGCTCGGGTTGAATTCAGGACTACTTCATACTGA